The following proteins are co-located in the Dyadobacter chenwenxiniae genome:
- a CDS encoding cache domain-containing protein: MNQEAATFSLSNFFSLDRKQIVILMTILSILVTAALYLFIYIPSNQRNVEAIRFRAIQNIDKNIGKKVDNSVMLMNQLLAYQQNKDTVVASYIKSFPKNDFELSEVKPDDSFPLDTRGDNLRKISFDDENVKIRLQNDNLSIQMKYTLQKFIEPLLSKDAFDNYLLIDERGRIIYQTFHSGAIVLPMDSIESNYTGFKNKNVRDIRLGGVDYKIFLQKIKLAPTKFVTIAGLLNKQKYQHLNTSLPENMVVFILFILLALILSFPWIKLYQIGNQDRLTVFDGLFAFVSSLLLLAFLVFAFLNYNGIMQPGERSSKISSRNLANGLKTAFESDITKAFNVLSSIDSLRIKNNINRNLSNISADIKSQNAVTPVKLSDKTAKAALQPLISKLIVEEVFWLDRKGWQIYNYNKTTSAPSASYADRSYYKQLSDNRPYHLENGSGFGLEQVVSWTTGSFVTVVSKKVEGDSAASYAAIAFNPKSVARPLLPAGFTFAIIDKEGNVLYHSNPFKNLNENLIQEFYDTDLLREGLRGTEDFSMKTKYSGKESNVYISPFSRLPYYMVVFEDTGFNSARDTKVFVFTFTLLFLFFLFLAIHFVVIYLLYQRPSFLKKHYFDIAWLGPNKKFRPRYILVFVFNCVIIVLLIPFACFASFMQFLFIMLLSATAVSIFLNIQYNRSYFKNEAHKFRQKEKAIKTLFGIAGVIIIAAAVNTDFNCFLYFTIIISVFGFFYTKLTVQTRHRRRLVNLASNFRVSHCFTAMVFTRLLIMSALPVAYFFISAYNYESSLIGTYRHKQFNEEFVRRGGVKHFGLGTNMFFDNVWIAGLQKPDAIAADMEDMAKRLFEKLGGHIPHDEGVSYTGAQKAGGYARFKGGITTTDFQADNPGFNRLTTEPINYRLPAVVGTNWANWLDWKGVSYWCIFLGALVLFAFILHRIIRKLFALNLPKQIGWAKIDEELLLNNNLNSNLFLIGPFGSNILEMVEEHVNAGKIRGPGDEKLAFGGGFPWTKNAHIADMLMIPDNEEDAKTDKIWLGIQASTRNKNYKLIIVNHFEYDLHNMNTNRIKLNFLESLLHKTDCKIIIVSTVHPINFLDSLNQAENKKPVGQRQPEHDLERWHLLLCHFRIIVRGIADGRKSRSATTEWQKTIKSELRYGSFLNEMRNPAMKVLTQMSNKNLRMLDGDSLDFKMEITSHYYYMGLWQSLTKEEKFILYDLAEDGLVNPFDEHNLSLLILKGLILQDDSGLRIFNVGFRHFILTSIGTGEVMKIRSQIRDNGAWNSLRIPLIILIVAVFAFLFASQQEAYETLLKYLSVLTISVPTALKFFAMFEKTPKNN, translated from the coding sequence ATGAACCAGGAAGCCGCGACATTTTCGCTCTCAAATTTCTTCTCTCTGGACAGAAAACAAATCGTTATCCTGATGACGATCCTTTCTATACTGGTTACTGCTGCGCTGTATCTTTTTATTTACATACCATCCAATCAAAGGAATGTAGAGGCAATCCGCTTCCGGGCAATTCAAAACATTGATAAAAATATTGGCAAGAAGGTTGACAATTCTGTGATGTTGATGAACCAGTTGTTGGCGTACCAACAGAATAAGGATACTGTTGTGGCTTCATATATAAAGTCCTTTCCGAAGAACGATTTTGAATTGTCTGAGGTTAAGCCCGATGACTCATTTCCACTGGACACGAGAGGGGACAACCTCCGGAAAATCTCTTTTGACGATGAAAATGTGAAGATCAGATTGCAAAATGACAATCTGAGTATCCAGATGAAATATACGCTCCAAAAATTCATTGAGCCTTTACTTTCCAAAGATGCATTCGACAATTATTTGCTGATCGATGAACGGGGGCGAATCATTTATCAGACGTTTCATAGCGGGGCCATCGTGCTTCCCATGGATTCGATTGAAAGCAATTACACCGGGTTCAAGAACAAAAACGTCCGGGACATTCGTCTGGGAGGGGTTGATTACAAGATTTTTCTTCAGAAGATCAAGCTGGCTCCAACCAAGTTTGTGACCATTGCGGGGCTGCTAAATAAGCAGAAGTATCAGCACTTGAATACTAGCCTGCCTGAAAACATGGTAGTATTTATACTGTTTATCCTGCTGGCGCTCATTCTTTCTTTTCCCTGGATTAAGCTTTATCAAATTGGAAATCAGGATAGGTTGACGGTTTTTGATGGCCTTTTTGCATTCGTATCGTCTTTGTTGCTGCTTGCTTTCCTCGTTTTCGCCTTTCTGAATTACAATGGGATTATGCAGCCGGGCGAGCGCTCCTCCAAGATTAGCAGCAGGAACCTGGCAAATGGTTTGAAAACAGCATTTGAGTCAGACATTACAAAAGCCTTCAATGTGCTTTCCAGTATTGATAGTTTACGCATCAAGAATAACATAAATAGAAACCTCTCGAATATTTCGGCGGATATTAAATCCCAGAATGCGGTGACTCCGGTGAAACTCAGTGACAAGACTGCAAAAGCCGCGCTGCAGCCACTTATATCAAAATTGATTGTTGAGGAGGTTTTCTGGCTCGATCGCAAGGGCTGGCAGATATACAATTACAACAAAACGACGAGTGCGCCCTCTGCTAGCTACGCTGATCGCAGTTATTACAAACAATTGTCCGACAACCGACCGTACCATTTAGAAAACGGATCCGGTTTTGGCCTTGAGCAAGTCGTTTCGTGGACCACAGGTAGTTTCGTGACTGTAGTTTCCAAAAAAGTCGAAGGCGATAGTGCTGCGTCTTACGCGGCTATTGCGTTCAATCCTAAAAGTGTTGCGCGCCCGCTTCTGCCGGCAGGTTTCACATTTGCCATAATAGACAAGGAAGGAAATGTTCTGTACCATTCAAATCCGTTCAAGAATCTGAACGAAAACCTGATTCAGGAATTTTACGACACAGATCTGCTGCGGGAAGGATTGCGCGGGACGGAGGATTTCTCCATGAAAACCAAATACAGCGGAAAAGAGAGCAACGTATACATTTCACCGTTTAGTAGGTTGCCTTATTACATGGTTGTTTTTGAAGACACCGGTTTCAACTCCGCAAGAGATACCAAGGTATTTGTTTTTACTTTTACACTTTTGTTCCTCTTCTTTCTTTTCCTTGCCATTCATTTTGTGGTGATCTATCTGCTTTATCAGCGGCCAAGTTTCCTTAAAAAGCATTACTTCGACATTGCCTGGCTGGGACCTAATAAGAAGTTCAGGCCGAGGTACATTCTTGTTTTTGTTTTCAATTGCGTCATTATTGTTTTGCTCATTCCGTTCGCCTGCTTTGCATCTTTTATGCAGTTTCTTTTTATCATGCTGCTTTCTGCTACTGCGGTTTCGATATTCCTTAACATCCAGTATAACAGGAGTTATTTCAAGAATGAGGCTCACAAGTTCCGGCAAAAGGAGAAGGCCATCAAAACGCTTTTCGGGATTGCGGGTGTCATTATTATTGCCGCCGCAGTGAATACGGACTTTAACTGCTTTCTGTATTTTACAATCATCATCTCTGTTTTTGGCTTTTTTTACACAAAGCTTACGGTTCAGACCCGACACAGGCGTCGCTTGGTCAATTTGGCCAGTAATTTCCGGGTAAGCCATTGCTTTACGGCCATGGTCTTTACCAGGCTTCTTATTATGAGTGCCTTGCCGGTCGCTTACTTCTTTATTTCAGCTTACAACTACGAATCGTCGCTAATCGGCACTTATCGTCACAAACAATTTAATGAGGAATTTGTCCGGCGCGGCGGGGTAAAGCACTTTGGGCTGGGTACCAATATGTTTTTTGACAATGTATGGATTGCAGGTTTGCAAAAACCTGATGCGATAGCGGCAGATATGGAAGATATGGCAAAACGTTTATTCGAAAAGTTGGGCGGGCATATCCCACATGATGAAGGCGTTTCATACACAGGTGCGCAGAAAGCCGGCGGATATGCCAGATTCAAAGGAGGCATCACAACTACGGATTTCCAGGCTGACAACCCGGGTTTCAACCGACTAACTACTGAACCAATCAATTATAGGCTTCCTGCCGTCGTTGGAACTAACTGGGCTAACTGGTTAGATTGGAAGGGCGTTTCTTACTGGTGTATTTTTCTGGGTGCATTGGTTTTGTTTGCATTTATCCTGCACAGAATTATCCGGAAGCTGTTTGCGCTCAATCTTCCAAAGCAGATTGGCTGGGCCAAGATTGATGAAGAACTGCTCCTCAACAACAATTTGAATTCCAACTTGTTCTTGATCGGACCTTTTGGCTCCAATATTCTTGAAATGGTTGAAGAACATGTAAACGCCGGCAAGATCCGAGGGCCGGGCGATGAGAAGCTGGCTTTTGGGGGTGGTTTTCCATGGACCAAAAATGCCCATATCGCAGATATGCTTATGATCCCGGACAATGAGGAAGATGCAAAGACCGATAAAATATGGCTTGGCATCCAGGCCAGTACAAGGAATAAAAATTACAAACTAATTATCGTGAACCATTTTGAATACGATCTTCATAATATGAATACCAACCGGATAAAGCTGAATTTCCTGGAAAGCCTGCTGCACAAAACCGACTGCAAAATAATCATTGTATCAACAGTGCACCCAATCAACTTCCTGGATTCACTAAATCAGGCTGAAAATAAAAAGCCGGTAGGGCAAAGGCAGCCTGAGCATGACCTCGAACGATGGCATCTATTGCTTTGTCATTTCAGGATTATCGTGAGAGGAATCGCTGATGGCAGAAAATCACGCAGTGCCACCACCGAATGGCAGAAAACCATCAAGTCGGAATTGCGTTACGGATCGTTCCTGAATGAAATGCGGAACCCTGCAATGAAAGTATTAACACAAATGTCAAATAAAAATCTGCGTATGCTTGACGGAGATTCACTGGACTTTAAAATGGAAATAACTTCGCATTACTACTATATGGGCTTATGGCAATCTCTAACCAAAGAGGAAAAATTTATACTTTATGACCTGGCCGAAGATGGACTGGTGAATCCGTTTGACGAACATAACCTGTCGCTTTTGATCCTGAAAGGGCTGATTTTGCAAGATGACAGCGGTTTGCGCATTTTTAATGTCGGCTTCCGTCATTTCATTCTTACATCTATCGGTACCGGTGAGGTCATGAAAATCCGTAGCCAGATCAGGGATAATGGGGCCTGGAACAGCCTGCGAATTCCATTGATCATTTTGATTGTGGCGGTGTTCGCATTTCTCTTTGCTTCGCAGCAGGAAGCTTACGAAACGTTGCTTAAGTATTTGTCGGTACTTACCATTTCGGTACCGACTGCATTGAAGTTCTTTGCAATGTTTGAAAAAACGCCCAAGAACAATTGA
- a CDS encoding ATP-binding protein: protein MGFEKEIVIVRIAQKFFNNSLKHSRATKISVLLNFESHHLQIELFDNGVGMDIEII from the coding sequence ATGGGCTTTGAAAAAGAGATTGTGATAGTGAGAATTGCTCAGAAATTTTTCAACAACTCGCTAAAACATTCCAGAGCTACAAAAATTTCAGTTTTACTTAATTTCGAAAGTCATCATCTACAAATCGAATTATTTGACAATGGAGTTGGGATGGATATCGAGATTATCTAA
- a CDS encoding C1 family peptidase, whose translation MKLTPYFTLLATLVCSVVIAQEQQGFGLIFDEKNFSLIPRMPEQTSATKSLGNIALRKDLLQYAPSPAAQGAIQSCVSWATAYYAYTIQYAVQHKITDRSEIDKIALSAMYPYKKLRPGCEGGMDIFEIADYMKKQGNIPFKEFSINACSGKLPSSVSPIFPIIDYQAVFDYKKDPGNKGVQAILQAIAFNDLPVIVGMEVGDVFAKLNESKNHYDPKKEGTKKYGHAMTVVGYDLPKKAFKILNSWGEKWGQQGCFWIGFEDFSRIAKAGIILILPEEVTEAKAETGGMTKVGGVFGFQYLDEKTSDFVRASPAYLSNGVYELNKKDWKVGQAFQLLTNNARNGMSMCVFSINSKGKSTVHWPRDKDFGLGTGDKLPVRGFDMVIPSPESALLIEEVGSDYLCVFYSNQTLMPHLQGILERIENGKGDIPSRIRESLGSKLMNPTSIRYEAKEMRFSAAGNEGDTVPLILKIESVK comes from the coding sequence ATGAAGCTTACCCCTTATTTTACTCTCCTGGCAACTCTTGTGTGTTCTGTAGTAATAGCGCAGGAACAACAGGGGTTCGGGTTGATATTTGACGAAAAGAATTTTTCACTAATTCCGAGAATGCCCGAGCAGACCTCTGCGACAAAAAGCCTGGGAAACATTGCATTGCGAAAAGATTTATTGCAATATGCGCCCAGCCCTGCCGCACAGGGGGCGATTCAAAGCTGTGTTTCCTGGGCAACTGCTTACTATGCCTATACCATCCAGTATGCCGTTCAACATAAAATAACAGACCGGTCGGAGATTGATAAGATCGCACTCTCAGCCATGTACCCTTACAAAAAGTTACGCCCTGGTTGTGAAGGAGGTATGGATATCTTTGAGATTGCGGATTACATGAAAAAGCAGGGAAACATTCCCTTTAAAGAATTTTCTATAAACGCTTGTAGTGGCAAACTGCCGTCCTCAGTATCACCGATTTTCCCTATCATAGATTATCAGGCGGTATTTGACTACAAAAAGGATCCTGGGAACAAGGGAGTACAAGCCATATTGCAGGCGATTGCTTTCAATGACTTGCCCGTGATTGTGGGCATGGAAGTAGGGGATGTTTTTGCAAAACTCAATGAATCAAAAAACCATTATGACCCCAAAAAAGAAGGAACGAAAAAGTATGGTCACGCTATGACGGTAGTCGGCTATGATCTTCCCAAAAAAGCATTTAAAATTCTGAACAGCTGGGGGGAAAAGTGGGGCCAGCAGGGCTGCTTTTGGATCGGGTTCGAAGATTTTTCGAGGATTGCCAAGGCAGGAATCATCTTGATCCTACCCGAAGAAGTGACCGAGGCAAAGGCTGAAACAGGCGGTATGACAAAAGTTGGCGGAGTATTCGGTTTTCAATACCTGGACGAGAAAACAAGCGATTTTGTACGGGCCAGCCCGGCATATTTGAGTAATGGTGTTTATGAACTCAACAAAAAAGACTGGAAGGTAGGCCAGGCATTTCAGCTCCTCACCAATAATGCCCGCAATGGTATGTCCATGTGCGTTTTCAGTATTAATAGTAAAGGGAAGTCGACCGTGCACTGGCCAAGGGATAAAGATTTTGGATTAGGAACGGGAGACAAGCTGCCTGTCAGGGGTTTCGATATGGTTATCCCTTCGCCTGAAAGCGCCTTACTAATTGAAGAAGTCGGCTCAGATTACTTATGTGTCTTTTACAGCAATCAGACCTTGATGCCTCATTTACAGGGCATTCTTGAACGTATTGAAAATGGTAAAGGAGATATTCCGTCACGTATCCGTGAGAGCCTTGGCAGCAAATTGATGAACCCTACAAGTATACGTTACGAAGCCAAAGAAATGCGTTTTTCCGCGGCAGGGAATGAAGGAGACACAGTTCCTCTGATTTTGAAAATTGAGTCTGTGAAATAA
- a CDS encoding tetratricopeptide repeat protein, with the protein MENLSREDIKQIHLYLHHLMEPEEREQFELKIKSDKAFADEVEIQRIAQMYRFTKIKDHLAGLRDEMIANGQLSDEKESLPLKELPLLGRKADINSETNVISLWPKRLAAAALIIAMLGFGTWYWYNQNNTGDEIADGIKKEQKKDKVTPISPTAEDMVAVFIGEASQPRENVPPNFKKAVGAFENQKTDEAIRMLLDKNISQPPKGSKGEYGASQKGPKADPVLESYRKFYLGISYLSKGEPAKALTYLRQVKAPLKDEGRWYMALAYLKNSEPAKARPLLRSINSDRSSKHVDEAAQLLRELK; encoded by the coding sequence GTGGAAAATTTAAGCCGGGAAGATATTAAACAAATTCACCTTTATCTGCATCATCTGATGGAGCCGGAAGAGCGTGAACAATTTGAGTTAAAAATAAAATCAGATAAAGCGTTTGCTGATGAAGTAGAAATTCAGCGGATCGCCCAAATGTACCGTTTTACAAAAATCAAGGATCATCTTGCGGGCCTACGAGACGAGATGATTGCTAATGGACAGCTTTCCGATGAAAAGGAGAGCTTACCTCTAAAAGAGCTCCCGCTGCTGGGCCGTAAGGCCGACATCAATTCGGAAACAAACGTAATTTCACTTTGGCCCAAAAGACTTGCAGCCGCAGCATTGATTATTGCAATGCTGGGCTTCGGAACCTGGTATTGGTACAACCAGAACAATACGGGCGATGAGATTGCTGACGGCATTAAGAAGGAGCAGAAAAAAGACAAGGTAACCCCGATTAGTCCGACCGCCGAAGACATGGTAGCCGTATTCATTGGCGAGGCCTCACAACCAAGGGAGAATGTGCCTCCAAATTTCAAAAAGGCAGTTGGCGCATTTGAAAACCAGAAAACCGATGAGGCGATCAGAATGTTGCTGGACAAAAATATAAGCCAGCCACCCAAAGGATCAAAGGGTGAATATGGCGCTAGTCAAAAAGGTCCGAAAGCGGATCCTGTTCTGGAATCGTACCGAAAATTTTACCTGGGGATCAGTTACTTGTCCAAAGGCGAGCCGGCGAAAGCATTAACCTACCTGAGACAGGTTAAGGCGCCATTGAAGGATGAAGGACGCTGGTACATGGCATTGGCATATCTAAAAAATAGCGAACCTGCCAAAGCCAGACCGCTACTGAGGTCCATTAACAGCGACAGATCTTCCAAGCATGTGGATGAAGCTGCACAATTACTAAGGGAGTTGAAATAG
- a CDS encoding caspase family protein: protein MNKLFALLIIFTIPCKAQQTDRITWKLLFEIHDAQSGVLREAKISNRLFQRMSAKSNIWRRNRIDNTDGTDHQWTEEIHLNSSKPETVIFVTSEPAEFDRLVKSLTDQQVGAGEGQGFASLEARTFASGRTMSSFSKSSRLVEVLSNNNAGTQEWIFQLSKTAPATPTPTKDKTPPVISIIEPKEAQTKSLVEVRLSRISVKIKVSDGSGIKSVVMDGKLVKPDVDSIYSQVFTLPPNLSQKTVKIEAIDNPGNVASALVTLKSKLPEPITASDETNFEDIAQGRYYALIISVQSYQPGIRPLSNPHKDGEALSKVLLRRYKFNAGDVSILKDPTVAELGQALEKLKATLTKKDNLLIFFSGHGEWDEKIGQGYWLLKDAEYKNQATWISNSTVKDYIRGINSRHTLLVTDACFGGSISSKSADDTAEKKIYKLPSRIAITSGNLEQVPDNSVFMKYFLERLRENESKYLPALAFFSSFYTAVISNSGENTPHQPQYSRIDNTGHQGGDFIFTLK from the coding sequence ATGAATAAGCTGTTTGCTCTTCTTATCATTTTCACTATCCCTTGCAAGGCACAGCAGACGGACCGGATCACCTGGAAATTGTTGTTTGAGATTCATGATGCACAGTCGGGTGTTTTGAGAGAAGCAAAGATTAGCAACCGCTTATTTCAGCGAATGTCTGCAAAATCGAACATTTGGCGCAGGAACAGAATTGATAACACTGATGGGACTGATCATCAATGGACCGAAGAAATCCATTTGAACTCCTCAAAACCTGAAACCGTTATTTTCGTTACCAGCGAACCTGCGGAATTTGACCGACTGGTTAAGTCTCTTACCGATCAACAAGTGGGCGCGGGTGAAGGTCAGGGCTTTGCGTCGCTGGAAGCACGGACTTTCGCCAGTGGGAGAACAATGTCGAGTTTTTCAAAGAGTTCACGTTTGGTGGAGGTGCTGTCCAACAATAATGCAGGTACCCAGGAATGGATTTTTCAATTGTCCAAAACAGCACCGGCAACTCCTACTCCTACAAAGGACAAAACTCCGCCGGTGATTTCCATCATTGAACCGAAAGAGGCACAAACCAAGTCGCTTGTTGAAGTAAGATTGAGCAGGATTTCTGTCAAAATCAAAGTATCTGACGGCAGCGGGATCAAATCTGTTGTGATGGATGGAAAACTGGTAAAACCGGACGTAGACAGCATATATAGTCAGGTATTTACGCTCCCGCCCAATTTGTCTCAAAAAACGGTAAAAATTGAAGCAATTGACAATCCAGGGAACGTAGCTTCGGCCCTGGTAACACTTAAATCCAAGTTGCCGGAACCCATTACTGCCAGTGACGAGACCAATTTTGAAGACATTGCTCAGGGTCGGTATTACGCCTTGATCATTTCGGTTCAGAGCTATCAGCCTGGCATCCGGCCGCTTAGCAATCCGCACAAAGATGGGGAGGCACTGTCCAAGGTGCTTTTACGCCGTTATAAATTTAATGCTGGCGATGTTTCCATCCTCAAAGACCCAACTGTTGCCGAACTTGGGCAAGCGCTTGAAAAGCTCAAAGCCACTCTGACGAAAAAAGACAACCTGCTGATCTTCTTCTCTGGGCACGGCGAATGGGATGAAAAAATCGGACAGGGATACTGGCTTTTAAAAGATGCCGAATACAAAAACCAGGCGACCTGGATTTCCAACTCAACGGTTAAAGATTACATCCGCGGGATCAATTCGCGGCATACATTACTGGTAACCGATGCTTGCTTTGGAGGGAGTATCTCATCTAAAAGTGCTGACGACACGGCCGAAAAGAAGATCTATAAATTGCCCAGCCGCATCGCCATCACTAGCGGAAATCTGGAACAAGTACCTGACAATAGTGTCTTTATGAAGTATTTTTTGGAAAGGCTGCGTGAAAACGAGAGCAAATACTTGCCGGCACTCGCGTTTTTCAGTTCTTTTTACACGGCGGTGATCAGCAATTCAGGAGAAAATACGCCGCACCAGCCTCAATACAGCCGCATTGATAACACCGGTCATCAGGGAGGAGATTTTATTTTTACCTTGAAATAA